One segment of Acidianus sp. HS-5 DNA contains the following:
- a CDS encoding NAD-dependent epimerase/dehydratase family protein, whose protein sequence is MASVVTGGAGYIGSHLIDYLIEKGDDVISIDDYSSGNYTNTRAKNVKLDLRLAYPEIPKGAIIYHLAANPDVRTSMDNIYDHFERDVKTTLNIMEMARKYDAKLVVFFSSSTVYGEGRIPTTEADKIDPISNYGLFKVMGEEILSFYARNYGIRGISLRLANITGGRVSHGVVIDFIKKLKKNKETLEILGNGKQRKSYLYITDLLSALDVLVKYFKGLYDAFNIGNDDWVTVDEIARIVEEEMKLSPKHVYVDAGEGRGWKGDVRFMLLDISKIKSFGWLPKYSSAQAIRLAVRDVLDKI, encoded by the coding sequence ATGGCATCTGTAGTTACAGGGGGAGCAGGATACATAGGGAGTCACCTAATAGATTATCTGATAGAGAAAGGAGACGACGTAATAAGTATAGATGATTATTCTTCGGGAAATTACACAAATACTAGGGCAAAAAACGTAAAGCTTGATTTAAGGTTAGCTTACCCTGAAATTCCTAAGGGAGCTATAATTTACCATTTAGCTGCCAATCCAGACGTTAGGACTTCGATGGATAATATTTACGACCATTTCGAAAGGGATGTTAAAACAACGCTGAACATTATGGAGATGGCAAGAAAATATGACGCTAAACTTGTTGTATTCTTTTCTTCCTCAACAGTATACGGCGAAGGAAGAATACCAACTACTGAAGCCGATAAAATTGATCCGATTTCAAATTACGGGCTCTTTAAAGTTATGGGAGAGGAAATACTTAGCTTTTATGCAAGAAATTACGGAATAAGAGGGATTTCATTAAGATTAGCAAACATTACTGGGGGCAGGGTATCTCATGGTGTAGTTATAGATTTCATCAAAAAGCTGAAGAAAAATAAGGAAACGCTAGAAATCTTAGGCAATGGAAAACAGAGGAAAAGCTACCTTTACATAACTGATTTGCTTTCCGCCTTAGATGTTCTAGTTAAATACTTTAAAGGTTTATATGACGCCTTTAACATCGGGAATGATGATTGGGTAACAGTAGACGAAATAGCAAGAATAGTTGAGGAAGAGATGAAGCTTTCTCCTAAACACGTCTATGTTGATGCAGGAGAAGGAAGGGGTTGGAAAGGAGATGTTAGGTTTATGCTCCTTGATATTTCAAAGATAAAGTCTTTTGGTTGGTTACCAAAATATTCTTCTGCACAAGCAATAAGATTAGCAGTGAGGGATGTACTTGATAAAATATAA
- a CDS encoding ATP-binding cassette domain-containing protein — protein MLVLSIISNRGTVEVDKNEIVGLLGKNGAGKTTLIKSVLCESQNQVMIDGRDFCEDRDYSKISIVLQEPYSQILAETAKEETELLSRYHKVNEEIVKNIMGEYYDKRFLELSDGYKRRFVISTTLASMPEYVLLDEPFANLDKYSSDEVKKIIPKGSLITEHRVKEIRDIVDKVYILEDKIMGVDKEKLYDENFLKFHGLRGFKLSKIESSLGKEILDVRTQKARIKVKESEVLCLIGRNGAGKTTTLKQLVGKVYVIFQNPDLQFFCTTVKEEVKNREEVLSLFNLKDKEDRSPYTLSYGEKMRVLIASAYASGRKVIALDEPSVGMDGNSLLSFYEMIKLLKEEKRGIIIATHDEDIINMCDSIINLDESF, from the coding sequence ATACTAGTGCTTAGTATAATCAGTAACAGAGGTACTGTAGAAGTAGATAAAAATGAGATTGTAGGCTTACTGGGTAAAAACGGAGCTGGAAAAACTACGTTAATAAAGTCAGTATTATGCGAATCTCAAAATCAAGTAATGATAGACGGAAGAGACTTCTGTGAGGATAGGGATTACAGTAAAATTTCTATCGTTCTGCAAGAGCCTTATTCCCAGATTTTAGCTGAAACTGCAAAAGAGGAGACTGAGCTTCTCTCTAGGTATCATAAAGTTAATGAGGAAATCGTTAAAAACATAATGGGAGAATACTATGATAAGAGATTTCTTGAACTGTCTGACGGATATAAGAGGAGATTTGTAATTTCTACTACCTTAGCTTCCATGCCAGAATACGTTTTACTCGATGAGCCTTTTGCAAATTTAGATAAGTATTCAAGTGATGAAGTAAAGAAAATAATTCCAAAAGGAAGTTTGATTACAGAACATAGAGTTAAAGAAATAAGGGATATTGTAGATAAAGTTTACATTCTAGAAGATAAGATTATGGGTGTAGATAAGGAAAAACTTTACGACGAGAATTTCCTAAAATTCCACGGACTGAGAGGATTTAAGCTCTCAAAGATTGAAAGCAGTCTGGGTAAGGAAATCCTTGATGTACGAACTCAAAAGGCTAGAATAAAAGTGAAGGAAAGCGAAGTCCTTTGCTTAATAGGAAGGAACGGTGCGGGAAAGACTACTACTTTAAAACAATTAGTAGGTAAAGTCTATGTAATTTTTCAAAATCCAGATCTTCAATTCTTCTGCACTACGGTCAAGGAAGAAGTGAAGAATAGAGAGGAAGTCTTATCTCTTTTTAATTTAAAGGATAAAGAAGATAGAAGTCCTTACACTTTAAGCTACGGAGAAAAAATGAGGGTTTTAATTGCCTCAGCTTACGCGTCAGGAAGAAAAGTAATAGCTTTAGATGAACCTAGCGTAGGAATGGACGGAAACTCATTACTTTCATTTTATGAAATGATTAAACTTTTAAAAGAAGAAAAAAGAGGGATAATTATAGCTACTCACGATGAAGACATAATAAACATGTGCGATAGCATAATTAATTTGGACGAGAGCTTTTAA
- a CDS encoding Lrp/AsnC family transcriptional regulator, producing the protein MDQINKKILFYLLKDYRTSQRSIAKMIGISSPAVNYRVDKLIQDKVIKRVSLYVNPNFYGKYHAYVAFKNQKDWDGEYVFKVNCLEETNIYEIEGNSLDDLKKRIDDMSENLGYPKMIYVPKQELYVPSNFDLKLVSIIKEEPTLDSMYLADRMKVSSKTIRRHIRYLYSRNFIRLIPEVDLTKLDLIMYAVFTHNVEVGRKFFAKQMFREISDDNSGIFVNVGDSLQEVKEEFFKFREFDKDADLMIAINYSVS; encoded by the coding sequence ATGGATCAAATAAACAAGAAAATCTTGTTCTATCTGTTAAAGGACTATAGAACGTCTCAAAGGTCAATAGCTAAAATGATAGGTATTTCTTCTCCAGCAGTTAACTACAGAGTAGACAAATTAATTCAAGATAAGGTAATAAAGAGGGTATCACTATACGTGAACCCAAACTTTTACGGAAAATATCATGCATATGTCGCTTTCAAAAATCAAAAGGACTGGGATGGAGAGTATGTTTTTAAGGTCAATTGCTTAGAGGAAACAAACATTTATGAAATTGAAGGTAATAGTTTAGATGATCTAAAGAAGAGAATTGATGACATGAGCGAGAACTTAGGATACCCCAAAATGATTTACGTACCCAAACAAGAGCTGTATGTTCCTTCAAATTTTGACCTTAAGTTGGTTTCGATAATAAAGGAAGAGCCCACTCTAGACAGTATGTATTTAGCAGATAGGATGAAAGTTTCCTCAAAGACTATTAGGAGACATATAAGGTATTTGTATTCAAGGAATTTCATTAGGTTAATTCCAGAGGTAGACTTGACTAAGCTCGATTTAATTATGTATGCAGTTTTTACTCATAACGTAGAGGTCGGGAGAAAATTCTTTGCTAAGCAAATGTTTAGGGAAATAAGTGACGATAATTCTGGAATATTCGTTAATGTGGGAGATTCCTTACAGGAAGTAAAAGAGGAGTTCTTCAAATTCAGGGAATTTGATAAGGATGCTGACTTGATGATTGCAATAAATTATTCTGTAAGCTAA
- the hjc gene encoding Holliday junction resolvase Hjc encodes MNKTIGRNAERELVKLLRGYGFNAVRIPTSNSSPNPLPDVFATRGCILLSIEVKSTWQRKVKVEEIQVRKILDFLKMFPMEGKALIIVKFKGGKGWRVKEVNEKKDEEVNEENSIPLEDFLLSLQNNLLQSSSQHPYQIP; translated from the coding sequence GTGAATAAGACAATAGGTAGAAACGCGGAAAGAGAACTGGTCAAGCTTCTCAGGGGATACGGTTTTAACGCAGTAAGAATACCTACCTCGAATTCTTCACCTAATCCTTTGCCTGATGTGTTTGCAACTAGAGGTTGCATTTTACTCTCAATAGAAGTAAAGAGCACTTGGCAGAGGAAAGTTAAAGTCGAAGAAATACAAGTTAGGAAAATCCTAGACTTCCTAAAAATGTTTCCAATGGAAGGTAAGGCATTAATAATTGTTAAATTCAAAGGAGGAAAAGGATGGAGAGTAAAGGAAGTTAATGAGAAGAAAGATGAGGAAGTTAATGAGGAAAATTCTATTCCTTTAGAGGACTTCTTACTTAGCTTACAGAATAATTTATTGCAATCATCAAGTCAGCATCCTTATCAAATTCCCTGA